The proteins below come from a single Streptomyces sp. B3I8 genomic window:
- a CDS encoding sigma-70 family RNA polymerase sigma factor: protein MTAVTTRTHPTTTAEHELAALQREHGRPLFSLLLRLCDGDRQRAEDLVQETLVRAWQHPEALRAHDFTSVRPWLLTVARRLAIDARRARQARPAEVGDAVLEHAPVCADHAERSAAMLDVREAVKTLTPEHRDVLVQVYFRGASVAEAAEALGIPPGTVKSRAYYALRALRRVLPGYAADLR from the coding sequence ATGACGGCCGTAACCACCCGCACCCACCCCACCACGACCGCCGAGCACGAGCTGGCCGCCCTGCAGCGCGAGCACGGACGTCCCCTCTTCTCGCTGCTGCTACGTCTGTGCGACGGCGACCGGCAGCGGGCCGAGGACCTGGTGCAGGAGACGCTCGTCCGCGCCTGGCAGCACCCAGAGGCGCTCCGCGCCCACGACTTCACCTCCGTGCGCCCCTGGCTGCTGACCGTCGCGCGCCGGCTGGCCATCGACGCGCGCCGGGCCCGCCAGGCGCGCCCCGCCGAGGTCGGGGACGCCGTACTGGAGCACGCGCCGGTGTGCGCGGACCACGCCGAGCGGTCCGCCGCCATGCTCGACGTGCGCGAGGCTGTGAAGACACTCACACCCGAACACCGGGACGTCCTGGTGCAGGTGTACTTCCGTGGGGCGAGTGTGGCGGAGGCCGCCGAAGCCCTCGGCATTCCTCCCGGTACCGTGAAGTCCCGCGCGTACTACGCGCTGCGAGCCCTGCGCAGAGTGCTACCGGGATACGCGGCCGACCTGCGCTGA
- a CDS encoding universal stress protein: MTDQHPAQFERGTDGPKVIVVGVDGSESSLRAAAYAGGLARRQHALLAVVYVQPVMAAGAAMGAPVAETTDEIAEGIVAQIREATERVKDTFEVRWQFHTFRGDPYGGLVKAADELKADAVVVGASEQAGHRFVGSVAIRLVKAGRWPVTVVP; the protein is encoded by the coding sequence GTGACTGATCAGCATCCCGCACAGTTCGAACGCGGTACCGACGGCCCCAAGGTCATCGTGGTCGGCGTGGACGGCTCCGAGTCCTCGCTGCGCGCCGCGGCGTACGCCGGGGGCTTGGCGCGTCGCCAGCACGCCCTCCTGGCGGTGGTATACGTGCAGCCGGTGATGGCGGCGGGCGCGGCGATGGGGGCACCGGTCGCCGAGACGACGGACGAGATCGCCGAGGGCATCGTCGCCCAGATCCGGGAGGCGACGGAACGGGTCAAGGACACGTTCGAGGTCCGCTGGCAGTTCCACACGTTCCGGGGCGACCCGTACGGCGGCCTCGTCAAGGCCGCCGACGAACTCAAGGCGGACGCCGTGGTGGTGGGCGCGTCGGAACAGGCCGGCCACCGGTTCGTCGGCTCGGTGGCGATCCGGCTGGTCAAGGCGGGAAGGTGGCCGGTGACGGTGGTGCCGTGA
- a CDS encoding polysaccharide deacetylase family protein yields MKKDQLLTRRRVLLAGAAALGAAGTAGTVALLGTDAEDAGDVNAGDDARHTGAFAGAHGSRAPLGGAPASRPLDPSAYRLRPFAGDGTAPVGPPRTPVRHAPLLSMPGHGRGMVLTFDDGPHPRYTPQILDTLREYDVRATFFVCGEMAVEYTYLLARMADEGHLVGNHTWSHPLLTRMSRAGIRSEMTRTSKVIRNAYGERPLWFRAPYGAWNRTTFRLGSDLGMEPLAWTVDTRDWTTPGTDVIVDRVEEGAAAGVVVLSHDAGGNRSQSVRALRRYLPWLLDSGYHLMLPRREFV; encoded by the coding sequence ATGAAAAAGGATCAGCTGCTCACCCGGCGCCGGGTCCTGCTGGCCGGCGCCGCCGCGCTGGGCGCGGCCGGAACGGCGGGCACGGTCGCGCTGCTCGGCACGGACGCCGAGGACGCCGGCGACGTGAACGCCGGCGACGACGCCCGTCATACCGGTGCCTTCGCCGGTGCGCACGGCTCGCGCGCGCCCCTCGGCGGCGCCCCCGCGAGCCGTCCGCTCGACCCGTCCGCCTACCGGCTGCGGCCATTCGCCGGCGACGGGACGGCGCCCGTCGGCCCACCCCGCACCCCCGTACGGCACGCACCGCTGCTGAGCATGCCGGGGCACGGCCGCGGCATGGTGCTGACCTTCGACGACGGCCCGCACCCCCGCTACACCCCGCAGATCCTGGACACACTGCGCGAGTACGACGTGCGCGCGACGTTCTTCGTGTGCGGCGAGATGGCCGTCGAGTACACGTACCTGCTGGCCCGAATGGCCGACGAGGGGCACCTCGTCGGCAACCACACCTGGTCCCATCCGCTGCTCACCCGGATGAGCCGCGCCGGTATCCGCTCGGAGATGACCCGCACCAGCAAGGTGATCCGGAACGCGTACGGAGAGCGCCCGCTGTGGTTCCGCGCGCCCTACGGCGCCTGGAACCGCACCACGTTCCGGCTCGGCTCCGACCTGGGCATGGAACCGCTGGCCTGGACCGTGGACACCCGGGACTGGACGACACCGGGGACGGACGTCATCGTCGACCGGGTCGAGGAGGGCGCCGCCGCGGGAGTGGTCGTCCTCTCCCACGACGCCGGCGGCAACCGCTCGCAGAGCGTCCGCGCCCTGCGCCGCTACCTGCCCTGGCTGCTCGACTCCGGCTACCACCTGATGCTGCCCCGGCGCGAGTTCGTCTGA
- a CDS encoding class F sortase has translation MSASVVPAEPEAEEKPRKRAPWGVIALVLLTGLALIRNGSGEFDSGPPQPETAAAARSGASPHPSASPTGSAPAPLPYSEADRVRIPMIRVDAPVTPVGLDSDGWVAAPPPDDPNLAGWFTGAVGPGQNGTAVVVGHVDNNQGPAVFYGLGALKKGNHVEVLRKDGRTAVFEIYGIEVFDKKNFPGDRVYGSTGAPELRVITCGGGFTKQNGYSGNVVVFARLTQVR, from the coding sequence ATGTCTGCGTCCGTGGTTCCCGCAGAGCCCGAAGCGGAGGAGAAGCCGAGGAAGCGCGCCCCGTGGGGCGTGATAGCGCTTGTCCTGCTGACCGGCCTCGCCCTCATCCGCAACGGTTCGGGCGAGTTCGACAGCGGTCCGCCGCAGCCCGAGACGGCCGCCGCCGCGCGGAGCGGCGCGAGCCCGCACCCCAGCGCCTCCCCCACCGGCTCCGCGCCCGCGCCGCTGCCGTACTCCGAGGCCGACCGGGTGCGCATCCCGATGATCCGGGTCGACGCCCCGGTGACGCCGGTGGGCCTGGACTCGGACGGCTGGGTGGCCGCGCCGCCGCCCGACGACCCCAACCTCGCCGGCTGGTTCACCGGAGCGGTGGGGCCCGGCCAGAACGGCACGGCGGTGGTCGTCGGCCACGTGGACAACAACCAGGGCCCGGCCGTCTTCTACGGGCTCGGCGCCCTGAAGAAGGGCAACCACGTGGAGGTCCTGCGCAAGGACGGCAGGACCGCCGTGTTCGAGATCTACGGCATCGAGGTCTTCGACAAGAAGAACTTCCCCGGCGACCGGGTGTACGGCTCCACGGGCGCCCCGGAGTTGCGCGTCATCACCTGCGGCGGGGGCTTCACCAAGCAGAACGGCTACTCGGGCAACGTCGTCGTCTTCGCCCGCCTGACCCAGGTCCGCTGA
- a CDS encoding SCO0930 family lipoprotein yields MNRAWRSASLMATAAAVLALTTACGQDKGGRTTDSQNVGAAAGGYATTSPSGAASPNGSGSQIGDSAVTSKPAGKLSLSESANLGNVITDGAGMTLYRFDDDTAKPPKSTCAGECAKVWPPVPAEDASAATGIDKSALGEVTRADGTKQLTVAGWPMYRYAKDTKAGDVKGEGVGGKWFATAADGKKATLPGLSVRKDAKLGDIVVDKNGMTVYRFLKDQAWPVSKSACTGACLEKWPAVAPVKEADTKGIVKKGLMSFTRPDGAKQMTVNCWPIYTFTGDKAAGDTNGQGVGGTWYAVAPDGKPVGAPKK; encoded by the coding sequence ATGAACAGAGCCTGGCGGAGCGCCTCCCTCATGGCGACGGCGGCCGCGGTGCTGGCGCTGACGACGGCGTGCGGCCAGGACAAGGGCGGCCGGACGACCGACAGTCAGAACGTCGGTGCCGCTGCCGGCGGCTACGCCACCACATCACCGTCCGGGGCCGCCAGTCCCAACGGTTCCGGCTCTCAGATCGGGGACAGCGCGGTCACCTCCAAGCCGGCGGGCAAGCTGTCCCTCAGCGAGAGCGCCAACCTCGGCAACGTGATCACCGACGGCGCCGGAATGACGCTCTACCGCTTCGACGACGACACCGCCAAGCCGCCGAAGTCCACCTGTGCCGGCGAATGCGCCAAGGTCTGGCCGCCGGTGCCGGCGGAGGACGCCTCGGCCGCCACCGGCATCGACAAGTCCGCGCTCGGCGAGGTCACGCGGGCCGACGGCACCAAGCAACTGACCGTCGCCGGCTGGCCGATGTACCGCTACGCCAAGGACACCAAGGCCGGGGACGTCAAGGGCGAGGGCGTCGGCGGCAAGTGGTTCGCCACCGCCGCCGACGGCAAGAAGGCCACGCTGCCCGGGCTCTCCGTGCGCAAGGACGCCAAGCTGGGCGACATCGTCGTCGACAAGAACGGCATGACGGTCTACCGCTTCCTGAAGGACCAGGCCTGGCCCGTGTCCAAGTCGGCCTGCACCGGCGCCTGCCTGGAGAAGTGGCCGGCCGTCGCACCGGTCAAGGAGGCGGACACCAAGGGGATCGTGAAGAAGGGCCTGATGTCCTTCACCCGCCCCGACGGCGCCAAGCAGATGACGGTCAACTGCTGGCCCATCTACACCTTCACCGGCGACAAGGCCGCCGGCGACACGAACGGCCAGGGCGTGGGAGGCACGTGGTACGCCGTCGCCCCCGACGGCAAACCGGTGGGCGCGCCGAAGAAGTAA
- a CDS encoding SAM-dependent methyltransferase, with translation MERPAWAPRNIDISVPSVSRIYDYYLGGSHNFEVDRAAARRAMGFMPGLPKIMQANRAFLRRAVRYAVGEGITQFLDIGSGIPTHGNVHEVAQEAHPGARVVYVDHDPVAVAHSQAVLGRNPDADVVAADLLKPREILASPEVERLIDLNRPVALLLVAILHFVEEANDPYRAVAELRDAAAPGSLLVLTHASYEGIPLPPERAEGAVDVYKDIRNPLIMRPREAIARFFEGYDMVEPGLVPMADWRPDTAREDEDPYAFAGFAGVGRTA, from the coding sequence ATGGAGCGTCCCGCCTGGGCCCCACGGAACATCGACATCTCGGTGCCCTCCGTCTCTCGTATCTACGACTACTACCTGGGCGGTTCGCACAACTTCGAGGTCGACCGGGCGGCGGCCCGCAGGGCGATGGGGTTCATGCCGGGCCTGCCGAAGATCATGCAGGCCAACCGCGCCTTCCTGCGCCGGGCCGTGCGGTACGCCGTCGGCGAGGGCATCACCCAGTTCCTCGACATCGGCTCCGGCATCCCCACCCACGGCAACGTCCACGAGGTCGCCCAGGAGGCGCACCCCGGCGCCCGCGTGGTCTACGTCGACCACGACCCGGTGGCGGTCGCGCACAGCCAGGCCGTACTGGGCAGGAATCCGGACGCGGACGTCGTCGCGGCGGACCTGCTCAAGCCCCGGGAGATCCTCGCCAGCCCCGAAGTGGAGCGGCTGATCGACCTGAACCGTCCGGTAGCCCTCCTTCTCGTTGCCATACTTCACTTCGTGGAAGAAGCGAACGACCCGTACCGGGCGGTGGCCGAACTGCGCGACGCAGCCGCGCCGGGCAGCCTGCTCGTGCTCACGCACGCCTCGTACGAGGGCATTCCGCTGCCACCCGAGCGGGCCGAGGGCGCCGTCGACGTGTACAAGGACATCCGCAATCCGCTGATCATGCGCCCGCGCGAGGCGATCGCGCGGTTCTTCGAGGGGTACGACATGGTGGAACCCGGACTGGTGCCGATGGCGGACTGGCGGCCCGACACCGCGCGCGAGGACGAGGACCCCTACGCGTTCGCGGGGTTCGCCGGCGTGGGACGCACGGCGTGA
- a CDS encoding bifunctional diguanylate cyclase/phosphodiesterase translates to MDGPEVDGPEDRLRRFATIWSRAVFPVTTTPLTRPEFEALLLPLARRLSEALRARAFDAAEARAVGAALIDTHCTDPEALCATLDCVDAYLVLYCGDADAGPGRQEALRTRSARLQHAMAAGFAQALRERTLAEQEAISAAALKAQGVVAQALHASEARFRAVFEGAAIGISIADLDGNVLEVNGALLRMFGGSEGLLRDRNVAEWSHPEDAPQVWRLYQELVRGEREHYHVEKPFYRPDGTVLWTNLTVSLLRDADGVPQYQLALMEDTTERRLLNLRLRYEATHDALTGLPNRTLFFERLEKALSAGEGQRFGLCYLDLDGFKTINDSLGHAAGDRLLVEVADRLQGCATAPGEMVARLGGDEFVALTTGPDTQCGVDDLADRIMNALSGPVRIDGRELLVRGSIGVVEGPAGERGPAEVLRSADITMYRAKSAGGNRYELADPEADARAITRHGLTTALPAALDRGEFFIEYQPLVRLDDGRVHGAEALVRWLHPQHGVLGPDHFIPLAEHTGLIVPLGRWVLEESVRQARDWQRQHGENAPLRVNVNLSPCQLTHPGLVSDTVDILERTGVEPEALCLEVTESALIGADDDLLKPLRRLAEMGVDIALDDFGTGYSNLANLRRLPVSILKLDRSFTQGMQQYPADPIDLKIVEGIVTLAHSLDLTVTVEGVETGAQAEQLRVLGCDTAQGWYYARPGPPERLHELALVDATG, encoded by the coding sequence ATGGACGGACCCGAAGTGGACGGGCCGGAGGACAGACTGCGCCGGTTCGCGACGATCTGGAGCCGGGCCGTCTTCCCGGTGACCACGACGCCGCTCACCCGCCCCGAGTTCGAGGCACTGCTGCTGCCGCTGGCCCGCCGCCTGAGCGAGGCGTTGCGGGCACGGGCGTTCGACGCCGCGGAGGCCAGGGCGGTGGGCGCCGCCCTCATCGACACGCACTGCACCGACCCCGAGGCCCTCTGCGCCACGCTCGACTGCGTCGACGCCTACCTGGTGCTCTACTGCGGCGACGCCGATGCCGGCCCCGGGAGGCAGGAGGCGCTGCGCACCCGCTCCGCCCGGCTGCAGCACGCGATGGCCGCCGGCTTCGCACAGGCGCTGCGGGAGCGCACGCTCGCCGAGCAGGAGGCGATCTCCGCCGCCGCGCTCAAGGCCCAGGGCGTCGTCGCCCAGGCGCTGCACGCGAGCGAGGCCCGCTTCCGCGCCGTCTTCGAGGGCGCCGCGATAGGCATCTCCATCGCCGACCTCGACGGCAACGTCCTGGAGGTCAACGGCGCCCTGCTGCGCATGTTCGGCGGCTCCGAGGGACTGCTGCGGGACCGCAACGTCGCCGAGTGGTCCCACCCCGAGGACGCCCCGCAGGTGTGGCGGCTCTACCAGGAACTGGTGCGCGGCGAACGCGAGCACTACCACGTGGAGAAACCGTTCTACCGGCCCGACGGCACCGTACTGTGGACCAACCTGACGGTGTCCCTGCTGCGCGACGCCGACGGCGTGCCCCAGTACCAGCTCGCGCTGATGGAGGACACCACCGAGCGCCGGCTGCTCAACCTGCGGCTGCGCTACGAGGCCACGCACGACGCGCTCACCGGACTGCCCAACCGCACGCTGTTCTTCGAGCGGCTGGAGAAGGCGCTGTCCGCCGGGGAGGGCCAGCGGTTCGGCCTCTGCTATCTGGACCTGGACGGCTTCAAGACCATCAACGACAGCCTCGGGCACGCCGCCGGCGACCGGCTCCTCGTCGAGGTCGCCGACCGGCTGCAGGGCTGCGCCACCGCGCCCGGCGAGATGGTCGCCCGGCTCGGCGGCGACGAGTTCGTGGCGCTGACCACCGGCCCGGACACCCAGTGCGGGGTCGACGACCTCGCCGACCGCATCATGAACGCGCTGTCCGGCCCCGTCCGCATCGACGGCCGCGAACTGCTGGTACGCGGCAGCATCGGCGTCGTCGAGGGCCCGGCGGGCGAACGCGGGCCCGCCGAGGTGCTGCGCAGCGCCGACATCACGATGTACCGGGCCAAGTCCGCCGGCGGTAACCGCTACGAGCTCGCCGACCCCGAGGCCGACGCCCGCGCCATCACCCGGCACGGACTCACCACGGCGCTGCCCGCCGCGCTGGACCGGGGCGAGTTCTTCATCGAGTACCAGCCGCTGGTGCGGCTCGACGACGGACGGGTGCACGGGGCGGAGGCGCTGGTGCGCTGGCTGCACCCGCAGCACGGCGTGCTCGGCCCCGACCACTTCATCCCGCTCGCCGAGCACACCGGACTGATCGTGCCGCTGGGCCGCTGGGTCCTGGAGGAGTCGGTGCGCCAGGCCCGCGACTGGCAGCGGCAGCACGGCGAGAACGCCCCGCTGCGCGTCAACGTCAACCTGTCCCCCTGCCAGCTCACCCACCCCGGACTCGTCTCCGACACCGTCGACATCCTGGAGCGGACCGGCGTCGAACCGGAGGCGCTGTGCCTGGAGGTGACCGAGTCCGCGCTGATCGGCGCCGACGACGACCTGCTCAAGCCGCTGCGCCGGCTCGCGGAGATGGGCGTGGACATCGCGCTCGACGACTTCGGCACGGGCTACTCCAACCTCGCCAACCTGCGCCGCCTGCCGGTGTCCATACTCAAGCTGGACCGTTCCTTCACCCAGGGCATGCAGCAGTACCCGGCGGACCCCATCGACCTGAAGATCGTCGAGGGCATCGTCACCCTGGCACACAGCCTGGACCTCACCGTGACGGTGGAGGGCGTGGAGACCGGGGCGCAGGCCGAGCAGTTGCGGGTGCTGGGCTGCGACACGGCGCAGGGCTGGTACTACGCCCGCCCGGGCCCGCCGGAGCGGCTGCACGAACTGGCGCTCGTGGATGCGACGGGCTAG
- a CDS encoding sensor histidine kinase → MSEEGTPPAPSAWIHLTGRHRQVLGRVCDVGLALVVLLAARQYDVESDLPLGLLMGLCLFARRQYPVTVLGAVLALAVVQFALHDPSGPSASAPAAYDVAVLFAMMSVVHHSRDPRMPYAAGAAVLLATGAGTVGIPAAGLERFADPETLLYFWGLTLTVWLTAFSLRTRRLYAESQAARAWHAEREQEHRMRLAAAEERAGIARELHDVVAHSLAVMILQADGAGAVLRKSPDMAETALKTIAATGRDAIDDMHRIVRVLREGDQGQAVDEVERRLVTLDEIGTVAERARVAGLTVDVSVEVGEGRLAPAEEMTAFRIVQECLTNVLRHAGAGAKVGIELREEQGTLLIDVVDDGAGTLAGGGVDPHSGGNGLVGMRERVELAGGTFEAGPRLGSGWHVRARIPTRTKR, encoded by the coding sequence GTGAGTGAGGAAGGGACGCCCCCGGCGCCGTCCGCCTGGATACATCTGACCGGGCGGCACCGGCAGGTCCTCGGCCGGGTCTGCGACGTCGGGCTCGCGCTGGTGGTCCTGCTGGCGGCGAGACAGTACGACGTGGAGTCCGACCTGCCGCTCGGCCTGCTCATGGGGCTCTGCCTGTTCGCCCGCAGGCAGTACCCCGTCACCGTCCTGGGGGCTGTCCTGGCGTTGGCCGTCGTCCAGTTCGCCCTTCACGACCCGTCCGGCCCGTCGGCGTCGGCGCCCGCCGCGTACGACGTCGCCGTGCTGTTCGCCATGATGTCGGTCGTCCACCACTCCCGGGACCCCCGGATGCCGTATGCCGCGGGCGCCGCGGTGCTGCTGGCGACGGGGGCCGGGACGGTGGGGATACCCGCCGCCGGTCTGGAGCGGTTCGCGGATCCCGAGACACTGCTGTACTTCTGGGGGCTGACGCTGACGGTCTGGCTGACCGCCTTCTCCCTGCGGACCCGGCGTCTGTACGCCGAGAGCCAGGCGGCCCGCGCCTGGCACGCCGAGCGGGAGCAGGAGCACCGCATGCGGCTGGCCGCGGCCGAGGAACGGGCCGGGATCGCGAGGGAACTGCACGACGTGGTGGCCCACAGCCTGGCGGTGATGATCCTTCAGGCCGACGGCGCCGGGGCCGTGCTGCGCAAGTCGCCCGACATGGCGGAGACCGCGCTGAAGACGATCGCCGCCACCGGCCGCGACGCCATCGACGACATGCACCGGATCGTCCGCGTGCTGCGCGAGGGTGACCAGGGCCAGGCCGTCGACGAGGTGGAGCGGCGCCTGGTCACCCTCGACGAGATCGGGACCGTCGCGGAGCGCGCACGGGTCGCCGGACTGACCGTGGACGTGTCGGTCGAGGTCGGCGAGGGGCGGCTGGCGCCCGCGGAGGAGATGACGGCCTTCCGGATCGTCCAGGAATGTCTGACGAACGTGCTCCGGCACGCCGGCGCCGGGGCCAAGGTCGGCATCGAACTCCGCGAGGAGCAGGGCACACTGCTGATCGACGTCGTCGACGACGGAGCCGGCACGCTCGCCGGCGGCGGGGTCGACCCGCACTCCGGCGGCAACGGTCTGGTGGGCATGCGGGAGCGGGTGGAGCTGGCCGGCGGCACCTTCGAGGCCGGCCCGCGATTGGGCAGTGGATGGCACGTACGTGCCCGGATACCGACAAGGACGAAGCGTTGA
- a CDS encoding response regulator transcription factor gives MTQAAGEAGPHGPIRVAVVDDQPLIRAGFAMVLAAADDIEVVGEAENGADALDLLDRVRADVVIMDIRMPVMDGIRATEELMRRENPPGVLVLTTFDNDEDAFAALRAGAGGFLLKNAPAAEVVGAIRVVAAGESVVAPRITRLLLNQVADRLAPANGQSERLDVLTAREREVLSQVARGLSNAEVAAELYVAEATVKTHLGNLMAKLHLRDRAQAVAFAYESGLVRPPA, from the coding sequence TTGACGCAGGCAGCAGGGGAGGCGGGGCCGCACGGCCCGATCCGGGTGGCCGTGGTGGACGACCAGCCGCTGATCCGCGCCGGGTTCGCCATGGTGCTGGCCGCCGCGGACGACATCGAGGTCGTCGGCGAGGCGGAGAACGGTGCGGACGCCCTCGACCTGCTGGACAGGGTGCGGGCGGACGTCGTCATCATGGACATCCGGATGCCGGTCATGGACGGCATCCGGGCCACCGAGGAACTGATGCGCCGTGAGAACCCGCCCGGAGTCCTGGTGCTGACCACGTTCGACAACGACGAGGACGCCTTCGCGGCGCTGCGGGCCGGGGCCGGCGGCTTCCTGTTGAAGAACGCGCCCGCCGCGGAGGTCGTGGGCGCCATCCGGGTCGTGGCCGCGGGGGAGTCCGTGGTGGCGCCGCGCATCACCCGGCTCCTTCTCAACCAGGTCGCCGACCGGCTGGCACCCGCGAACGGACAGTCCGAACGGCTGGACGTCCTCACCGCGCGCGAACGGGAGGTGCTCTCCCAGGTCGCCCGGGGACTGTCCAACGCGGAGGTCGCGGCGGAACTGTACGTGGCCGAGGCCACGGTGAAGACGCACCTGGGCAATCTGATGGCGAAGCTGCATCTGCGCGACCGGGCCCAGGCCGTCGCGTTCGCCTACGAGTCCGGGCTGGTCCGTCCGCCCGCGTGA
- a CDS encoding ABC transporter ATP-binding protein, with protein MSLHTTAPDHAPDDVITATALVKTYRQGTLQVRALDGVSVGIRRARFTAVVGPSGSGKSTLMHCVAGLDGVTSGSIVLDGTELTGLSDRALTRVRRERIGFVFQSFNLLPQLTAYENIVLPVTMAGGRPDRALVDHLCGVLGITHRLAHRPSELSGGQQQRVAVARALVARPAVVFADEPTGNLDSQAGTEVLAILRQSVDDLGQTVVMVTHDPRAAQYADRVLTLADGRIVNDERPADPDRNTVLLRDVTARHR; from the coding sequence ATGAGCCTGCACACCACCGCGCCCGACCACGCGCCGGACGACGTCATCACCGCCACCGCCCTGGTCAAGACCTACCGTCAGGGGACCCTCCAGGTACGGGCGCTCGACGGAGTCTCCGTCGGCATTCGGCGCGCCCGGTTCACCGCCGTCGTCGGCCCCTCCGGATCGGGGAAGTCGACGCTGATGCACTGCGTCGCCGGGCTCGACGGCGTCACCTCCGGGAGCATCGTCCTGGACGGCACGGAACTCACCGGACTGTCCGACCGGGCGCTGACCCGGGTGCGCCGGGAACGGATCGGCTTCGTCTTCCAGTCGTTCAACCTGCTGCCGCAGCTCACCGCGTACGAGAACATCGTGCTCCCCGTCACGATGGCGGGCGGGCGGCCGGACCGCGCACTCGTCGATCACCTCTGCGGGGTCCTCGGCATCACCCACCGCCTCGCGCACCGACCCTCGGAACTGTCCGGCGGACAGCAGCAGCGGGTGGCCGTCGCGCGGGCACTGGTGGCGCGGCCGGCCGTGGTCTTCGCCGACGAGCCGACCGGCAACCTCGACTCCCAGGCCGGCACGGAGGTCCTCGCCATCCTGCGCCAGTCCGTCGACGACCTCGGACAGACGGTGGTGATGGTCACCCACGACCCGCGCGCCGCGCAGTACGCGGACCGCGTGCTGACCCTCGCTGACGGCCGCATCGTCAACGACGAGCGCCCCGCCGACCCCGACCGGAACACCGTTCTCCTCCGCGACGTCACGGCGAGGCACCGATGA